ATCGGTACCATCAGGTTGCTTAATGGTTTGGTAAGCGATGATGATTGGAAGGAGCTGAAAGAGGAGATACGAAAACACATACACAGCAAAAATTCGGTGGTGGCGATAGGTTCGGGTGGGAATATCAACAAAATATTCTCCATGAGCAAGACCAAAGACGGAAAACCGATGTCTGCCGACCTGTTGAAAAAGTATCACAAAGAACTCAGCGAACTTACCATCGCCGAACGGATGAGCAAATATAACCTGCGGGAAGACCGCGCGGATGTGCTGGTGCCGGCCCTCGAAATCTTTAATAATGTGATGAAGTGGGGCGACATAGATGAGATCTACGTACCGAAAATCTCAGTAGCAGATGGGCTGGTGCATAATATTTACAGCAGACTGAAGGGTGAGTGATCATTTCTTCCCCAATTCTATAACCTCTAGATTTTCAACTCGGTCACAGTTGATCTCGAACCGCAGCATCGTCCGCATCTTATGCCAACCTTCTTTCCCACAAGCGCCGGGATTCAGGTGAAGCAGTTGGTTTTTCTCATCATACATCGCTTTTAGGATGTGCGAATGACCTGTAATGAAAAGTTTAGGAGCCTTTCCTACGATTTCTTTTTTGGCGAGCGGACTGTAGCGGCCAGGATAACCGCCGATATGTATCATCATCACCTCCGTTTCTTCGCAGCGAAAGCGCAACACCTCAGGGAAGATTTTACGGATTTCGCTGCCGTCAATATTCCCGTACACCCCGCGCAGCGTAGTGATTTGCCCCAATGTTTCGACCACTGAGGGATTCCCAAAATCTCCGCAATGCCAGATTTCATCGGCGTTCTTGGCGTAATCCAGTATTCGGTCATCCAGGTATGAATGTGTGTCGGAGAGCAGCAGGATCTTTTTCATAAGTCAGCAAATTACTTTTTTTTCTTCAATTCTTAATAAAAATACAGAAATTTGCACGTATGCGATATTTCATTGAATTTTCTTACAGCGGTAAAAATTATTTCGGTTACCAGATTCAGCCTAATGAAATTACGGTGCAAGAGGAGCTTGAGAAAGCACTTTCCACCATCCTGCGAGAAGAGATTAAAACCACTGGTGCAGGCCGTACCGATACGGGCGTACATGCGAAAAAGATCTTCGCGCACTTTGATTATGGGCACGATCTTGATGCGCAGCTGCCATACCGGCTCAACAGTTTTTTGCCACCTGATATCTCAGTGAAACGCATTTTTAAGGTGAAAGATGATTTTCATGCCCGTTTTGATGCGACCTACCGAACTTATGAATATTATATTTCTCAGGAGAAGAACCCCTTCACGCAAGATGCGGCCTGGCAGATGTGGAAGCGCACGCTGGAGGTAGGAAAAATGAATGAAGCCTGCCAAATCCTTTTCGAATATAATGACTTTACAAGCTTCGCAAAACTGCATACGGATAATAAGACCAACCTCTGTAAAATCTATAAAGCTTGCTGGCAACAAAATGGTGCCGAACTGAAATTTACCATCTCCGCCGATCGCTTTCTTCGGAATATGGTACGGTCAATCGTTGGTACGATGGTAGAAATAGGAAACGGGAAAATACCACCCAGTGACCTCAGAAGGATAATTGAAGCAAAGAACCGAAATGCCGCTGGTACTTCTGCACCTGCACAAGGCCTGTTTTTGGTAGATGTTGGGTATGAGTTTTAGTTGAAGGCACTGGCGTTTTACCGGGCAGCAATAAACTTTTCCCTATTTTTGTAGGATTTTTAAAACAGAACATGAAGAAACAATCAACGTGGGATATTATTAAAAGGCTGTTTACCATCGGCATGAAATTCCGGTCATGGTTTGTTTTTACACTCCTCATCTCGGTGATACTTTCGGTGATTTCCACCTACCGGCCTTATCTCACGATGCAGATTGTGGATACTGATATCATTAGGCTGGGCGACCGGGAGCAGATGATGCGGCATATATACATCTTGATTGGGCTGGTATTTGGCGAAACGATCCTGAATTTCTTTCTGGTGTACTTCTCTAATTTTATTTCACAGAATGTTATCCGCGACATCCGCGAGCGTTTGTACCATAAATTGATTTATTTCCGCACTTCGTTTTTTGATAAAACTGCTATCGGGCAGTTGGTGACGCGCGCGGTAGGCGATGTAGAAACCATTGCAACGGTTTATACAGACGGTTTTCTAATGGTTTTCGGTGACATCTTGAGGATTGTTTTTGTATTAATCATGATGTTTCAGGTAGATGTGCACTTAAGTTACATCACATTGATTATTTTACCGCTGATGCTGGTTATTACCCGTTTTTTCCAGAAAAAGCTGCGCAAGGCTTTCGGTGACGAGCGTACCTGGACCTCCAACCAAAACTCTTTCGTACAGGAAAGACTTAGCGGGATGCCCATCATCCAGGTATTCAATCGCCAACAGGCGGAGTTTAAGAAGTTTGATTCCATTAATATCACACTGAAAGGCGCGCTTTTGCGTACAGTTTTTATCTTTTCGTTGTTTTTTCCGGTTGTAGAACTCATTTCGTCGCTGTTTATTGGTTTCATCCTGTTTTATGGCGGGTACATCACTATTTCGGCTGGGGTGGTTATTGCATTTATCCAATATATCTCTATGCTCATCCGGCCACTGAGGCAGATTGCCGACCGCTTTAATAATATCCAGCGTGGCATTGTAGGTGCAGAGCGTGTCTTAGGAGTGATGGATGAGGATTTCGCGCTGCCAAATGAAGGTAAATTAATGAAAGACCATTTTGAAGGCGCCATCGAATTTCACAATGTGCATTTTTCTTACGATGATAAACAGGAAGTCCTGAAAGGTATCAGTTTCAAAGTAAAGCCGGGTGAAACCGTAGCCATTGTAGGGGCCACCGGAGCCGGGAAATCTACGATTATTAGCCTGATTACCCGGCTGTATGATATTAATTCAGGGAAAATCCTGCTGGATGGGCAAGACCTGAAGGCGTATGAATTATATAACCTCCGAAGCCATATTGGTGTGGTGTTGCAGGATGTTTTTCTGTTCCACGGGACTATATTCGAGAATCTTTCATTCGGCGACGACTCCATTACGCTAGAGAAGATAAAGAATGTCGCTAAGGATATTGAAGTAGATGATTTTATTGAGCGCCTTCCTGGTGGTTATGACTATGTGGTGCGCGAGCGCGGCTCATCCATTTCGCTGGGCCAACGGCAGCTGCTTTCCTTTTTACGTGCCTATCTTTCAGATCCTAAAATTTTAATTCTGGATGAGGCTACTTCTTCCATTGATCATGAAAGTGAAAAACTAATCCAGCGTGCGACTGAAAAAATCACCAAAGGAAGAACGTCGATCATCATTGCGCACCGGCTTTCAACCATTGAAAAGGCAGATAAAATTATCGTGATGGAACATGGGAGAATCGTAGAAGAAGGCAAACACCTTGAACTGCTTGATAAAAATGGCTATTACGCCACTCTCTACAAAGCCCAGCTAAAGCGTGAAGTTAAAGAAAGCGAGAAATAACAGCATACAAAAGCGGACTACCCTTTGGATAGTCCGCTCTTTATTTTGGATGTATTTAGTTTCCAACTACAGTTTTTACGGTGACAAACTCTTTCAGTGCGTGCAGGGAAAGTTCTGTCCCATAACCGGATGCTTTGGCGCCACCAAACGGTAGCCTGGGATCCGAACTGGTTTCTTTATTTAGGCTTACAGTGCCGGATTGTAGGTTTTCTACGAAGTAGGCCTGTCTGGTTTCATCTTTCGTCCATACCGCATTACCAAGCCCGAACGGGATGTCATTGGCCAGTTGTAGCGCTTCCTCGTCATTTTCAGCGATCATCACC
This DNA window, taken from Chryseobacterium sp. 6424, encodes the following:
- a CDS encoding metallophosphoesterase family protein, whose amino-acid sequence is MKKILLLSDTHSYLDDRILDYAKNADEIWHCGDFGNPSVVETLGQITTLRGVYGNIDGSEIRKIFPEVLRFRCEETEVMMIHIGGYPGRYSPLAKKEIVGKAPKLFITGHSHILKAMYDEKNQLLHLNPGACGKEGWHKMRTMLRFEINCDRVENLEVIELGKK
- the truA gene encoding tRNA pseudouridine(38-40) synthase TruA, with amino-acid sequence MRYFIEFSYSGKNYFGYQIQPNEITVQEELEKALSTILREEIKTTGAGRTDTGVHAKKIFAHFDYGHDLDAQLPYRLNSFLPPDISVKRIFKVKDDFHARFDATYRTYEYYISQEKNPFTQDAAWQMWKRTLEVGKMNEACQILFEYNDFTSFAKLHTDNKTNLCKIYKACWQQNGAELKFTISADRFLRNMVRSIVGTMVEIGNGKIPPSDLRRIIEAKNRNAAGTSAPAQGLFLVDVGYEF
- a CDS encoding ABC transporter ATP-binding protein codes for the protein MKKQSTWDIIKRLFTIGMKFRSWFVFTLLISVILSVISTYRPYLTMQIVDTDIIRLGDREQMMRHIYILIGLVFGETILNFFLVYFSNFISQNVIRDIRERLYHKLIYFRTSFFDKTAIGQLVTRAVGDVETIATVYTDGFLMVFGDILRIVFVLIMMFQVDVHLSYITLIILPLMLVITRFFQKKLRKAFGDERTWTSNQNSFVQERLSGMPIIQVFNRQQAEFKKFDSINITLKGALLRTVFIFSLFFPVVELISSLFIGFILFYGGYITISAGVVIAFIQYISMLIRPLRQIADRFNNIQRGIVGAERVLGVMDEDFALPNEGKLMKDHFEGAIEFHNVHFSYDDKQEVLKGISFKVKPGETVAIVGATGAGKSTIISLITRLYDINSGKILLDGQDLKAYELYNLRSHIGVVLQDVFLFHGTIFENLSFGDDSITLEKIKNVAKDIEVDDFIERLPGGYDYVVRERGSSISLGQRQLLSFLRAYLSDPKILILDEATSSIDHESEKLIQRATEKITKGRTSIIIAHRLSTIEKADKIIVMEHGRIVEEGKHLELLDKNGYYATLYKAQLKREVKESEK